One window of Methanorbis furvi genomic DNA carries:
- a CDS encoding pentapeptide repeat-containing protein, with protein MNAHQLFFQAVENNDYTEWNSWYTKYLRESDEGIMILLGQDFTGADLSGACLRNFDLTAAVFAGASLAGADLCGTSLDEANFSGADLSSADMSGVFAAFAVFHEADLSLANLSGGDFTGADFTSANLRRCYAQRAVFADADFRNADLSGMYARLAECEGADFSGADRFGAVFS; from the coding sequence TTGAACGCACACCAGCTTTTCTTTCAGGCAGTCGAAAACAATGACTACACTGAGTGGAACAGCTGGTACACAAAATATCTTCGCGAGTCTGATGAGGGAATCATGATCCTGCTTGGTCAGGACTTTACCGGTGCAGATCTTTCCGGCGCATGCCTCAGAAACTTTGATCTGACTGCGGCAGTTTTTGCGGGGGCCTCTCTTGCGGGAGCTGATCTTTGCGGTACTTCACTTGATGAAGCGAACTTTTCCGGCGCAGATCTTTCTTCCGCAGATATGTCAGGAGTTTTTGCGGCGTTTGCGGTTTTCCATGAAGCAGATCTCTCTCTGGCAAATCTGTCGGGCGGCGACTTTACCGGAGCAGATTTTACCTCCGCAAACCTTCGCCGCTGTTATGCCCAGCGTGCGGTTTTTGCGGATGCGGATTTTCGTAATGCTGATCTCTCTGGTATGTATGCGAGGCTTGCCGAATGCGAGGGCGCGGACTTTTCCGGTGCTGATCGTTTCGGCGCTGTCTTTTCTTGA
- a CDS encoding sulfide/dihydroorotate dehydrogenase-like FAD/NAD-binding protein: MWIRAPQVARNAQAGQFCIIHPDKAGERVPLTISGTDGDLIRLSFMAVGTTTKLLASLSAGDCLRDVVGPLGMPSDIAQGPETVVVVGGGVGVACTPIIAQAAKDAGNHVIGIIGARNKSLLILEDEMRAICDELFVTTDDGSYGIKGFASGPLQTLCENGRKIDKVWIIGPGMMMKVTSGVTKPFGIKTYVSLNPVMVDGTGMCGSCRVTVGGKMKFACVDGPEFDAHQVDWDDLLARQRMYVPEEKQSVEYREAHHECRCRKVA; the protein is encoded by the coding sequence ATGTGGATTCGTGCACCGCAGGTTGCACGCAATGCACAGGCAGGACAGTTTTGTATCATTCACCCCGACAAAGCAGGCGAACGCGTGCCCCTGACAATCTCAGGAACCGACGGCGACTTAATCCGTCTCTCGTTCATGGCAGTTGGCACGACAACAAAACTGCTTGCATCCCTTTCTGCGGGCGACTGCCTGCGTGACGTGGTAGGTCCCCTTGGCATGCCAAGCGATATTGCACAAGGTCCTGAGACCGTAGTCGTTGTTGGCGGCGGCGTTGGCGTTGCCTGTACGCCGATTATTGCCCAGGCAGCAAAAGATGCCGGCAACCATGTCATCGGCATTATCGGTGCAAGAAACAAGAGTCTGTTAATTCTTGAGGATGAGATGCGGGCAATCTGCGACGAACTGTTCGTCACAACCGATGACGGATCGTATGGCATCAAAGGATTTGCAAGCGGCCCTCTTCAGACCCTATGCGAAAACGGAAGAAAAATCGACAAGGTCTGGATTATCGGCCCCGGCATGATGATGAAGGTAACAAGCGGCGTTACCAAACCGTTCGGCATCAAGACCTATGTTTCGCTGAATCCGGTTATGGTGGACGGCACAGGAATGTGTGGATCTTGCCGGGTTACCGTTGGCGGCAAGATGAAGTTTGCCTGTGTTGACGGCCCTGAGTTTGATGCCCATCAGGTTGACTGGGACGATCTTCTGGCACGTCAGCGGATGTATGTTCCTGAGGAGAAGCAGTCGGTCGAGTACCGCGAAGCACATCACGAGTGCAGATGCAGGAAGGTGGCGTAA
- the gltA gene encoding NADPH-dependent glutamate synthase, with amino-acid sequence MDRDANLRVADFAEVDLGFTEAEVIAEAARCIQCKKPKCVGGCPVGIDIPAFIRACEMGEFREAARIIKKDNMLPAICGRVCPQETQCQGECVLGNKDTPISIGHLERFVADWERANGIETPVRLPPTGKRVAVVGSGPAGLSAAAELARFGHSVTLFEALHEAGGVLMYGIPAFRLPKDIVQAEIDQVKKLGAEIKTNHVVGRSVPVEELLGYDAVFLGTGAGLPYFMNLPGENLCGVYSANEFLTRVNLMGAASFPANDTPVKFGKRVVVIGGGNVAMDAARVARRMGAAVTLMYRRGEADMPARLDEVRHAKEEGVEFMCCTNPVRFVEGENRSVKGVEAIRMELGSPGDDGRSSFEPIEGSNFVVEADVVVEAIGQGPNPLLLRMLPDLARNQNGSVAVNCLGQTSIPTVYAGGDVATGAATVILAMGTAKDAARAIDKMLRKVPQF; translated from the coding sequence ATGGACAGAGATGCAAATCTTCGCGTAGCAGACTTCGCCGAAGTGGATCTCGGATTCACGGAGGCCGAGGTTATAGCAGAAGCCGCCCGGTGTATTCAGTGTAAAAAGCCGAAGTGTGTGGGCGGATGTCCGGTGGGAATTGACATTCCGGCATTTATTCGTGCATGCGAGATGGGTGAATTCCGCGAGGCTGCCAGAATCATCAAGAAGGACAATATGCTGCCTGCCATCTGCGGACGCGTGTGTCCGCAGGAAACCCAGTGTCAGGGCGAGTGTGTGCTCGGCAATAAGGATACGCCGATTTCGATCGGCCACCTCGAGCGGTTCGTCGCCGACTGGGAGCGGGCGAATGGTATTGAAACACCGGTCCGCCTTCCACCGACCGGCAAGCGTGTTGCGGTTGTGGGTTCAGGACCGGCCGGTCTTTCAGCAGCCGCGGAGCTTGCACGGTTCGGCCACTCGGTGACTTTGTTTGAGGCGCTGCATGAGGCCGGCGGAGTTTTGATGTATGGTATTCCGGCGTTTCGTCTGCCAAAGGATATCGTGCAGGCCGAGATTGATCAGGTGAAGAAGCTTGGTGCTGAGATCAAGACGAATCATGTTGTCGGCCGGAGTGTTCCTGTTGAGGAGCTGCTCGGCTACGATGCGGTTTTCCTTGGAACAGGAGCCGGGCTGCCGTACTTCATGAACCTCCCGGGAGAAAATCTCTGCGGCGTCTATTCGGCGAACGAGTTCCTGACACGGGTGAATCTGATGGGTGCTGCAAGTTTCCCGGCAAATGATACGCCGGTGAAGTTCGGGAAGCGGGTTGTGGTGATTGGCGGCGGAAATGTTGCTATGGACGCAGCCCGTGTTGCCCGAAGGATGGGAGCGGCAGTGACGCTGATGTACCGCCGCGGAGAAGCTGATATGCCGGCGAGACTGGATGAGGTCCGCCATGCGAAGGAGGAGGGCGTGGAGTTTATGTGCTGCACGAATCCTGTCCGGTTCGTGGAAGGCGAGAACCGATCGGTCAAAGGCGTTGAGGCGATCAGGATGGAACTCGGTAGTCCGGGAGATGACGGTCGTAGTTCGTTTGAACCGATTGAGGGAAGCAACTTTGTGGTGGAGGCGGATGTGGTGGTCGAGGCTATCGGTCAGGGACCAAATCCGCTGCTGCTGCGGATGCTGCCGGATCTTGCACGCAACCAGAATGGAAGTGTTGCGGTGAACTGTCTTGGCCAGACTTCGATTCCAACGGTTTACGCCGGAGGAGATGTTGCAACAGGAGCTGCAACGGTGATTCTTGCGATGGGTACGGCAAAGGATGCGGCCCGTGCGATTGATAAGATGCTGCGGAAA